Proteins from a single region of Macaca fascicularis isolate 582-1 chromosome 17, T2T-MFA8v1.1:
- the LOC135967991 gene encoding uncharacterized protein, protein MNLKSTPSSLTSPVVGNPSAFFRTSQGRNRARRSLPWSAAGVRLSLRSAEAGYCPVGFRSSFSTPRRGGAYSAGRQRLTGGSRASRAARREEGAAGGEGRAAGRKRGGRRGRRKERGADSAPVGGGGGGGGGERTVRSRAGERDRGEGGGGGGGRDRRGGGRARRKPETAGGPVAGPGRGVGAAAAAERDRGERSASSSPGAAAAAGTRVRAPGRPAGAGRRDGAAARAPRAWRPQPSVGGTEPSHIPPGIPPRNAPLSLRALEACVGCLFPGVEFWLSTPCLDICYSLLVDILSQSEKPRPKFLASPVFRSTCSDAGFPGTLRVCSGRPSAC, encoded by the exons atgaatttaaaaagcactCCCTCAAGTTTAACCTCTCCTGTAGTTGGTAACCCATCTGCATTCTTTAGAACGTCACAAGGAAGAAACCGTGCCCGGCGCAGCTTGCCCTGGAGCGCAGCTGGAGTGCGACTGAGTCTTCGCTCCGCTGAAGCCGGTTACTGTCCAGTGGGATTTCGCTCAAGCTTCAGCACCCCCAGGAGGGGAGGCGCCTACAGCGCGGGCCGCCAGC GCCTGACAGGGGGGTCACGTGCGTCCCGGGCCGCCCGCCGGGAGGAGGGGGCGGCGGGGGGGGAGGGGCGGGCAGCGGGGAGGAAAAGGGGAGGGCGCCGGGGGCGGAGGAAGGAGCGAGGGGCGGATTCTGCGCCCGtgggaggcggcggcggcggcggcggcggggagcgGACCGTTCGGAGCCGCGCAGGGGAGCGGGACcgtggagaaggaggaggtggcGGAGGAGGAAGGGACCGGCGCGGGGGCGGGAGAGCGCGGCGGAAGCCGGAGACGGCGGGTGGGCCGGTGGCTGGCCCTGGGCGGGGAGTCGGGGCGGCGGCGGCTGCCGAGAGGGACCGCGGCGAGAGAAGCGCATCCAGCAGCCCCGGcgcagcggcggcggcgggaaCCCGGGTCCGCGCGCCCGGGCGGCCGGCGGGCGCGGGCCGGCGCGATGGAGCCGCAGCACGTGCGCCCCGCGCCTGGCGCCCACAGCCCAGCGTGGGAGGAACCG AACCGTCTCACATCCCTCCAGGGATTCCACCCCGGAATGCCCCTCTCTCACTCAGAGCTCTGGAAGCCTGTGTGGGCTGCCTTTTCCCTGGCGTCGAATTTTGGCTCTCCACACCCTGCCTCGATATTTGCTACTCCCTCTTGGTTGACATTCTGAGCCAGTCTGAAAAGCCCCGTCCGAAATTTCTGGCCTCACCCGTGTTCCGGTCAACGTGTTCGGATGCTGGTTTCCCAGGGACTCTCCGAGTCTGCTCAGGCCGGCCCTCTGCCTGTTGA